The following coding sequences are from one Chelonoidis abingdonii isolate Lonesome George chromosome 4, CheloAbing_2.0, whole genome shotgun sequence window:
- the PITPNM1 gene encoding LOW QUALITY PROTEIN: membrane-associated phosphatidylinositol transfer protein 1 (The sequence of the model RefSeq protein was modified relative to this genomic sequence to represent the inferred CDS: inserted 2 bases in 1 codon; deleted 1 base in 1 codon; substituted 1 base at 1 genomic stop codon) — protein sequence MLIKEYHILLPMSLEEYQVAQLYMIQKKSREESSGEGSGVEILANRPYSDGPGGSGQYTHKIYHVGSHIPSWFRALLPKAALQVEEESWKAYPYTRTRYTCPFVEKFSIEIETYYRPDSGKQSNVFNLTAAEKRQRIMDTIDIVRDPISPNEYKVEEDPKLYRSAKTGRGPLGDDWLEGAMASGPLMCAYKLCKVEFRYWGMQSKIEQFIHDVGLRKVMLRAHRQAWCWQDEWTELTMEDIRQLEEETARMLAQKMAKCTEAEEVAAAPSAEGRAELGSTDGQDRAEGQGPPDASPDDAFAKQWSTSSRSSYSSQHGGGVSPQSLSEWRMQNIARDSENSQEEFFDVHDTPSPAEDLSDSDDVLCKEMTSXELNDLLDTLDRAGELDEGLGDGTGVAKPSGNGLTGASFAEGGSAESMAQACRIHALFLILHSGNILDQSAGEPGSKQADVQTLAATFDTVARVHFPEALGHVALRLVPXPPICAAAYALVSNLSPYSHDRDSLSSSQDHIPLAALPLLATSSGSYQHAVATTISRANQAHSAFLHSPEGSGFCGQVVLIGDCVGGILGFDALCQSWAGTAGSRSSSRRGSLTMEPISPELGSRKDPLAEGAAGTGRTSPEPRVLPPPQEQSDVDSVRQQHNFLCSLQASVPQGEVELRRSSYSSGSELDGGEGTAARLDFKVSGFFLFGSPLGLVLALRKTVMPALDVAQMHPACEQIYNLFHAADPCASRLEPLLAKAFHAVPPLGVPRYQKYPLGDGTSALLAEALQTHSALFLGDLELTAPTTPTSCFGGFWRGNETGEPPAPSSTSEVVKILERWWGPKRIDYSLYCPDALTAFPTITLPHLFHASYWESSDVVAFILRQVIEKERPQLAECEESSIYSPAIPREKWQRKRTQVKIRNVTSNHRASDVIVCEGRPQVLSGRFMYGPLDVVTLTGEKVDVYIMTQPLSGKWLHYGTEVTSSSGRLAFLIPPDKALGIGMYPVRMVVRGDHSYAEAFLTVVARSTEAVVFSIDGSFTASVSIMGSDPKVRAGAVDVVRHWQDSGYMIIYVTGRPDMQKHRVVAWLSQHNFPHGVVSFCDGLTHDPLRQKAAFLQSLRTEAEVTIVAGYGSTKDISVYSSLGLSPTQIYIVGRTVKKFQNQCQVCGHQGV from the exons atACACCTGCCCCTTTGTGGAGAAGTTCTCCATCGAGATCGAGACCTATTACCGGCCCGACTCTGGCAAACAGAGCAATGTCTTCAACCTCACGGCGGCCGAGAAGAGGCAGCGGATTATGG acaCCATTGACATTGTGCGGGACCCCATCTCGCCCAACGAGTACAAGGTGGAGGAGGACCCCAAGCTGTATCGCTCGGCGAAGACAGGCCGGGGGCCGCTGGGCGATGACTGGCTGGAGGGGGCCATGGCTTCTGGGCCCCTCATGTGTGCCTACAAGCTATGCAAGGTGGAGTTCCGCTACTGGGGCATGCAGTCCAAGATCGAGCAGTTCATCCACGACGTAG GGCTGCGCAAGGTGATGCTGCGGGCACACCGCCAGGCCTGGTGCTGGCAGGACGAGTGGACGGAGCTGACCATGGAGGACATccggcagctggaggaggagacgGCCCGCATGCTGGCTCAGAAGATGGCCAAGTGCACGGAGGCCGAGGAGGTGGCGGCTGCCCCCAGTGCTGAGGGCCGGGCCGAGCTGGGCAGCACTGACGGGCAGGATCGAGCTGAGGGGCAGGGGCCGCCCGACGCCTCCCCTGACGACGCCTTCGCCAAGCAGTGGTCCACATCCTCCCGCTCCTCCTATTCCTCCCAGCATGGAG GGGGGGTATCTCCCCAGAGTCTCTCAGAGTGGCGTATGCAGAACATT GCACGGGACTCGGAGAACAGTCAGGAGGAATTCTTCGATG TTCATGACACACCCTCCCCTGCAGAGGATCTATCTGACAGTGACGACGTTCTTTGCAAGGAGATGACCAG GGAACTCAACGACTTGCTGGACACGCTGGACCGGGCAGGCGAGTTGGACGAGGGGCTGG GGGACGGGACTGGTGTGGCCAAGCCCAGTGGCAATGGACTGACTGGGGCCAGCTTTGCTGAG GGTGGCTCTGCAGAGAGCATGGCGCAGGCCTGCCGAATCCACGCGCTGTTCCTTATCCTGCACAGCGGGAACATCCTGGACCAGAGTGCAGGCGAGCCGGGCTCCAAGCAGGCTGACGTGCAGACGCTGGCCGCCACCTTCGACACCGTCGCCCGCGTGCACTTCCCCGAGGCGCTGGGCCACGTGGCGCTGCGCCTGGTGCCCTGACCGCCCATCTGCGCCGCTGCCTACGCCCTGGTCTCCAA cctcagcccctacAGCCATGATAGGGACAGCCTGTCCAGCAGCCAGGACCACATCCCACTGGCCGCCCTGCCCCTGCTGGCCACGTCCTCCGGGAGCTACCAGCACGCCGTGGCCACCACCATCTCCCGTGCCAACCAGGCCCACAGCGCCTTCCTGCACTCCCCTGAGGGCTCCGGCTTCTGCGGCCAG GTGGTGCTGATTGGTGACTGCGTGGGGGGCATCCTGGGTTTTGATGCCCTGtgccagagctgggcaggcaCTGCGGGAAGCCGGAGCAGCAGCCGCCGGGGCAGCCTG ACCATGGAGCCGATCTCCCcggagctgggcagcaggaaggaCCCGCTGGCCGAGGGGGCAGCGGGGACGGGACGGACCAGCCCCGAGCCCAGGGTGCTCCCGCCCCCCCAGGAGCAGAGCGACGTGGACTCTGTGCGCCAGCAGCACAATTTCCTGTGCAG CCTGCAGGCCAGCGTCCCCCAGGGGGAGGTGGAGCTGCGGCGCAGCAGCTACTCCTCGGGCTCAGAACTGGATGGGGGCGAGGGCACGGCCGCCCGCCTCGACTTCAAGGTGTCCGGCTTCTTCCTGTTCGGCTCGCCGCTGGGGCTGGTGCTAGCGCTGCGCAAGACGGTCATGCCAGCCTTGGATG TGGCCCAGATGCACCCGGCCTGCGAGCAGATCTACAACCTGTTCCACGCAGCCGACCCCTGCGCCTCGCGCCTGGAGCCCCTGCTGGCCAAGGCCTTCCACGCTGTGCCCCCCCTGGGCGTGCCTCGCTACCAGAAATATCCGCTGGGCGATGGCACCTCTGCACTGCTGG CTGAGGCCTTGCAGACTCATTCCGCCCTCTTCCTGGGTGACTTGGAGCTGACGGCGCCCACCACCCCTACCAGCTGCTTTGGGGGCTTCTGGAGAGGCAACGAGACAGGAGAGCCCCCCGCTCCCTCCAGCACCAGCGAGGTCGTCAAGa TCCTGGAGCGGTGGTGGGGCCCGAAGCGCATTGACTACTCCCTGTACTGCCCCGACGCGCTGACCGCCTTCCCCACCATCACCCTGCCGCACCTTTTCCATGCCAGCTACTGGGAGTCCTCCGACGTGGTAGCCTTCATCCTGCGCCAG GTGATCGAGAAGGAGCGCCCCCAGCTGGCGGAGTGCGAGGAGAGCTCCATCTACAGCCCCGCCATCCCCCGCGAGAAGTGGCAGCGCAAGCGCACACAAGTGAAGATTCGG AACGTGACGTCCAACCACCGAGCCAGCGACGTCATCGTGTGCGAGGGGCGGCCCCAGGTGCTGAGCGGGCGCTTCATGTACGGCCCCCTGGACGTGGTGACGCTGACCGGGGAGAAG GTGGACGTCTACATCATGACGCAGCCGCTGTCGGGGAAGTGGCTGCACTACGGCACCGAGGTGACCAGCAGCAGTGGGCGCCTGGCCTTCCTCATCCCGCCCGACAAGGCGCTGGGCATCGGCATGTACCCCGTGCGCATGGTGGTCAG AGGGGATCACAGCTATGCTGAGGCCTTCCTGACGGTAGTGGCACGCAGCACCGAGGCGGTTGTCTTCAGCATCGATGGCTCCTTCACGGCCAGCGTCTCCATCATGGGCAGCGACCCCAAGGTGCGGGCAGGCGCCGTCGATGTTGTGCG GCACTGGCAGGACTCAGGGTACATGATCATCTACGTGACGGGGCGGCCTGACATGCAGAAGCACCGTGTGGTGGCCTGGCTGTCACAACACAACTTCCCGCACGGCGTCGTCTCCTTCTGCGACGGCCTCACCCACGACCCCCTGCGCCAGAAAGCTGCCTTCCTGCAAAGCCTGCGCACTGAG gcagaggtcACCATTGTGGCTGGCTATGGCTCCACGAAGGACATCTCGGTCTACAGCTCCCTGGGGCTCTCGCCCACCCAGATCTACATCGTCGGGCGCACGGTCAAGAAGTTCCAGAACCAGTGCCAGGTATGCGGGCACCAGGGGGTATGA